A region of the Gallaecimonas mangrovi genome:
CAATAAAAAGCCGCCCCAAGGGCGGCTCCTTTTATAAGGCTTTGACCTTTTGTTCTAACAAGGCGGCGCTGGCTTCTTCGCCGGGGATGGGGCTGCCAACATGCACTTCCACCTTTGACCAGAAACGGCCCTTGCCGGGCTTAAAGGGGCCTTTACCTTCGTGGCTGAAAAAGCTGCCCCATAGTCCCTTAAGGGCCATGGGCACCACCGGCACCTTGCGGTTTTCAAGAATTTTTTCAACGCCGGGCCTAAAGGTATTGATTTGGCCATTACGGGTGAGCTTGCCTTCGGGGAAGATACACACCACTTCGTCGTTGGCGAGCTCGTTATCGATTTGCTCAAAAGCGGCGTGATAAATCTTTTCATCCTGCTTTTGTGAACAGATAGGAATGGTTTTCGCGACTTTAAATAACCAGTTCAGCACCGGTATTTGGTAGATGCTTTTATCCATGACAAAGCGCACCGGCCGGCGGCAACTGCCAGCAAGGATCAGGGCATCGACAAAGCTGACATGGTTGCACACCAATAGCGCCGGGCCCTGTTTGGGGATCTGTTCAAGACCGGTGTTTTTTACCCGGTAAAGGGTGTGGCTTAGCAGCCACACGCATAGCCGCAATACAAACTCTGGCAATTTAAGAAACACATAAACGCTGACGCAGGCGTTGAGCACGGCCAGCACCACAAAGTATTGCGGAATACTGAGCTTTAACAGGCTGAGTAGCACGATACCCACCACCGCACTTGCCACCATAAAAAGCGCATTGATAACGTTATTGGCGGCAATCACCCGGGCCCGCTGCCCAGCCTCGGCCCGTGATTGCAAAAAGGCATATAACGGCACAATAAAAAGGCCGCCGAAGATGCCAATAAGGGTCAAATCAATCAGCACACGCCAGCCGTAGGCTTGGGTTAAAAAGTCGCCAAGCACCATTAGTTTTTGGCCGCTAGCGGTAGGGGAGGCCAGTGCCAGCTCCAAGCCAAACAAGGTTAAGCCCAGGGCACCAATAGGCACCAAGCCCAGTTCAACCTGTTCGCCGGAGAGTTTTTCACAGAGCATGGAGCCGATAGCAACACCAACCGAAAACGCCACCAGCAAGGCGGTGACCACGGTGTTGTCTCCGGCCAAGTTGAGGCGGGCAAAGTTAGCAAACTGCGTTAAATAACCGGCACCCAAAAACCAAAACCAACTGATGGCCAATATCGACAAAAACAGCGCTTGGTTTTGGTGGCCAATACGGAACATGTCAAGCGTTTGGCGAACCGGCTTAAATTCAAACCCTTTGGCTTCAGTCGGCGGGGCCGCGGGAATAAGGCAAGAGGCTAGATACCCGACAATGGCCAAGGCCAATAGCCCAATCGACAAACACAGGGTGACAGCCTTGAAGCCAACCACCAAACCACCGGCAATGGTGCCAATTAAAATGGCAATAAAGGTGCCCATTTCTACCCAGGCATTACCGGCGATAAGCTCGTTGGGTTTTAAAAGCTGCGGCAAAATGGCGTATTTTACCGGGCCAAAAAAGGCCGATTGGGTACCCATTAAAAATAAAATGCCCAGCAGCAATAGATATTGATTGGTCCATAGCGCCAATACGGCGCCACTCATAATAATAATTTCCCACAGTTTGATATGGCGAATGAGTTTGGCTTTATCCATGCCGTCGGCTAAGTGCCCGGCCGGGGCTGAAAACAATAAAAAAGGCAGGATAAAAAGACCGGCGGCGATGTTGACGGTTA
Encoded here:
- a CDS encoding MFS transporter produces the protein MKMLLAQRRFGPLFFTQAFGAANDNLFKNALMLLLTFGSSQLLPWKDTSLTVNIAAGLFILPFLLFSAPAGHLADGMDKAKLIRHIKLWEIIIMSGAVLALWTNQYLLLLGILFLMGTQSAFFGPVKYAILPQLLKPNELIAGNAWVEMGTFIAILIGTIAGGLVVGFKAVTLCLSIGLLALAIVGYLASCLIPAAPPTEAKGFEFKPVRQTLDMFRIGHQNQALFLSILAISWFWFLGAGYLTQFANFARLNLAGDNTVVTALLVAFSVGVAIGSMLCEKLSGEQVELGLVPIGALGLTLFGLELALASPTASGQKLMVLGDFLTQAYGWRVLIDLTLIGIFGGLFIVPLYAFLQSRAEAGQRARVIAANNVINALFMVASAVVGIVLLSLLKLSIPQYFVVLAVLNACVSVYVFLKLPEFVLRLCVWLLSHTLYRVKNTGLEQIPKQGPALLVCNHVSFVDALILAGSCRRPVRFVMDKSIYQIPVLNWLFKVAKTIPICSQKQDEKIYHAAFEQIDNELANDEVVCIFPEGKLTRNGQINTFRPGVEKILENRKVPVVPMALKGLWGSFFSHEGKGPFKPGKGRFWSKVEVHVGSPIPGEEASAALLEQKVKAL